The following are encoded together in the Salvia hispanica cultivar TCC Black 2014 chromosome 6, UniMelb_Shisp_WGS_1.0, whole genome shotgun sequence genome:
- the LOC125193640 gene encoding protein suppressor of white apricot isoform X1, producing MEIIGRHSLLFDDDAMLAFVNSGDALVDWHSLQIDRYDVRHLLSAPPPPRRRNRSHEPRTSDDPSIEFLIEQERYLDLPLESNQPDLEEEKEEKPSNSGSYHAIAFSYGNNDDSADQKNTDIEMEAKGYLPPFFVPGDIVLPPSEKVHQIIARTAIFVSKHGGQSEIILRVKQGDNPTFGFLMPDNHLHTYFRYLVEHPELLHPEIDEKSQDGRKMGTEHNNSGNIGGALSLLGSVYGSGEDEDTDDGVNASLSHATKNLESVEIAAKDESGKSILSKKDKVPALKKNTSIIGSKRKSVKGSKKEDNSGAKEEKLRNHGIGATSKPIVEPPPELKRMVDKLVEFITRNGRQFEATLLEQDSKLERFPFLLSSNQYHSYYLKALEAAQESKVNGKSFYPGQEDLGGRGISRKGSLPKETGISHSTSELCDVPFESDRKEKFKMVIGKSKKDAQEAEKESQECGFTVDAAAAAAILQAATKGIKSSGLRYITNTASNSHINAVRNEDGQPANSGNLQSLLPYSTGEKSEQSGSCNPSASHEVAGGDDYSNSNLTEEQKLKATRLKRAKMFVAMLKSGALPSRTGASRGSSAEPVEHGVWISAAEGRYASQEREGSAPAVVYKSAVECSFSERQSDQQSKRKYRSESVGRKDDEEDSDQEGHLFRKRRTSRRSEDDENENAVEKEHRYNQEKGRHQSHSTEDNKKGESCEEYKDAKSLRSSHHSQGDDNESEGMCKEDREAKDNGRHPDRKYRSRSQREDEEVGNAVEKDRKHRRSKRRSHSSSEESDNGGESDGQDAEHKHYGSKHTSRHSQHDDNVREGAYKEERDKEHKRSHGSRSRRHESKNAVEKEDKKYRRKHSSHLSYEENGGESSGDEKENHRSKSSHSKHKNDGREDIYREEKDRKRSRKSSHSHHSSSESPSRHSSERHKKHRSSRTSHHSEDKHRHRHRKDRESHHRHKHDGSSDDEHQHRASSCHPEKESLDLEEGEISSKDESKGIVSGDGKREVSVDVASSEQRAPSLPSETTEVPADLRAKIRAMLMATRS from the exons ATGGAGATAATCGGGCGCCACTCCTTGCTCTTCGACGACGATGCCATGTTGGCGTTCGTCAACTCCGGCGACGCCCTCGTCGACTGGCACTCCCTCCAAATTGACCGCTACGATGTTCGCCATCTCCTCTCTGCCCCTCCTCCGCCACGCCGTCGCAATCGCAGCCATGAACCTAGAACCTCCGATGACCCCTCTATCGAATTTCTAATTGAGCAGGAGCGATATCTTGATCTTCCATTGGAGTCCAATCAACCAG AtttagaagaagagaaagaagaaaaaccaTCCAACAGTGGCAGTTATCATGCTATTGCCTTCTCTTATGGAAATAATGATGATTCGGCTGATCAAAAGAATACAGATATTGAGATGGAAGCCAAAGGGTATCTCCCTCCGTTCTTTGTTCCTGGGGACATTGTCTTG CCTCCGTCGGAGAAAGTACATCAGATAATTGCAAGAACTGCCATTTTTGTCAGCAAACATGGTGGCCAGTCAGAAATCATTCTGCGGGTGAAACAAGGGGACAACCCAACATTTGGATTTCTTATGCCTGATAATCATCTTCATACTTACTTCAGATATCTTGTTGAGCACCCTGAACTTTTGCATCctgaaattgatgaaaaatctCAAGATGGGAGGAAAATGGGTACTGAGCACAACAATTCTGGTAATATTGGGGGTGCTTTATCTTTGCTCGGTTCTGTATATGGGTCTGGGGAGGATGAGGACACTGATGATGGTGTTAATGCTTCTCTATCTCATGCCACAAAAAATCTGGAATCTGTGGAAATTGCTGCTAAGGATGAGTCAGGGAAATCAATTCTTTCTAAAAAGGATAAGGTTCCTGCATTGAAGAAGAACACTTCAATCATAGGTTCCAAACGTAAAAGTGTAAAAGGGAGTAAGAAGGAAGATAATTCTGGTGCTAAAGAAGAGAAGTTAAGGAATCATGGTATTGGAGCCACTTCAAAACCAATTGTAGAGCCTCCTCCTGAATTAAAAAGAATGGTTGATAAGCTTGTTGAATTTATTACGAGAAACGGGAGACAATTTGAGGCAACACTACTTGAGCAAGATAGTAAGCTCGAGCGATTTCCTTTCCTTCTTTCATCCAATCAGTATCATTCCTACTACTTAAAAGCTCTTGAGGCAGCTCAGGAG TCAAAAGTAAATGGCAAGAGCTTCTATCCGGGACAGGAGGATCTAGGTGGACGTGGGATTAGCAGAAAAGGTTCTTTGCCCAAAGAAACGGGTATTTCACACTCCACTTCTGAACTTTGTGATGTGCCATTTGAATCTGATAGGAAAGAGAAGTTCAAGATGGTGATTGGAAAATCAAAGAAAGATGCACAAGAGGCAGAAAAAGAATCCCAAGAATGTGGATTCACTGTAGATGCAGCTGCAGCTGCTGCTATCCTTCAGGCTGCCACAAAAGGAATTAAGAGCTCTGGTTTGCGATACATCACTAACACTGCCTCCAATTCTCATATCAATGCTGTTAGAAATGAGGATGGGCAGCCTGCAAATTCAGGCAATCTTCAGTCCTTGCTGCCGTACAGTACTGGTGAAAAGTCTGAGCAAAGTGGAAGTTGCAATCCCTCAGCTTCTCATGAAGTTGCAGGAGGGGATGATTATTCTAACTCAAACCTGACAGAAGAGCAGAAGCTGAAAGCCACGAGGCTCAAAAGGGCTAAAATGTTTGTGGCTATGTTGAAAAGTGGAGCACTCCCCTCTAGAACAGGAGCATCAAGGGGATCATCTGCAGAACCTGTAGAACATGGAGTGTGGATATCTGCTGCTGAGGGTCGTTATGCTAGCCAAGAAAGAGAGGGCAGCGCTCCTGCAGTAGTTTACAAGTCTGCTGTCGAGTGTAGTTTCAGTGAGAGGCAAAGCGATCAACAATCAAAAAGAAAGTATCGCTCAGAATCCGTTGGAAGAAAGGATGATGAAGAGGATAGTGACCAAGAGGGTCACTTGTTCAGGAAGCGCAGAACATCCAGAAGATCCGAGgatgatgaaaatgaaaatgcgGTGGAAAAGGAGCACAGGTACAACCAAGAAAAGGGAAGGCACCAGTCTCATTCAACCGAAGATAATAAGAAAGGAGAAAGTTGTGAAGAGTACAAGGATGCTAAATCACTGCGTTCATCCCATCATTCACAAGGAGATGACAATGAGTCTGAAGGCATGTGTAAAGAGGATAGAGAAGCTAAGGACAATGGTCGTCACCCCGACAGAAAATACAGATCAAGAAGCCAAAGGGAAGATGAAGAAGTTGGAAATGCAGTAGAGAAGGATCGAAAGCACCGTAGGAGTAAGCGCAGGTCTCACTCTTCTTCAGAGGAAAGCGACAATGGAGGGGAAAGTGATGGACAAGATGCCGAGCATAAGCACTATGGATCAAAACACACCTCTCGGCATTCACAGCATGATGATAATGTGCGTGAAGGTGCATATAAAGAGGAAAGAGATAAGGAACACAAAAGGAGTCACGGATCAAGATCTAGAAGGCACGAGAGCAAAAATGCAGTAGAAAAGGAGGATAAGAAGTACAGAAGAAAGCACTcgtctcatctctcttacgaAGAAAATGGAGGAGAAAGTAGTGGAGATGAAAAGGAGAATCATCGCTCCAAGTCTTCTCATTCAAAGCACAAGAATGATGGCCGTGAAGACATATATAGAGAAGAAAAGGATCGTAAACGATCCAGGAAGAGTAGCCATTCTCACCATTCTTCTAGTGAAAGCCCCAGCCGACATTCATCTGAGCGGCACAAGAAGCACCGTTCTAGCCGCACTTCACATCATAGCGAGGACAAGCACAGGCACAGGCACCGGAAAGACAGAGAATCTCATCATCGCCACAAGCATGATGGCTCTTCAGATGATGAACATCAGCACCGTGCTAGCTCATGCCACCCCGAAAAAGAATCTCTTGACCTGGAGGAGGGAGAGATCAGCTCGAAGGATGAGTCGAAGGGGATTGTCAGTGGTGATGGCAAAAGAGAAGTGTCTGTCGACGTAGCGAGTTCCGAACAGAGGGCTCCATCTCTACCCTCAGAAACTACGGAAGTCCCTGCTGATCTAAGGGCCAAAATTCGTGCAATGTTGATGGCGACGAGGTCATAG
- the LOC125193640 gene encoding transcription initiation factor TFIID subunit 1 isoform X2, with amino-acid sequence MEAKGYLPPFFVPGDIVLPPSEKVHQIIARTAIFVSKHGGQSEIILRVKQGDNPTFGFLMPDNHLHTYFRYLVEHPELLHPEIDEKSQDGRKMGTEHNNSGNIGGALSLLGSVYGSGEDEDTDDGVNASLSHATKNLESVEIAAKDESGKSILSKKDKVPALKKNTSIIGSKRKSVKGSKKEDNSGAKEEKLRNHGIGATSKPIVEPPPELKRMVDKLVEFITRNGRQFEATLLEQDSKLERFPFLLSSNQYHSYYLKALEAAQESKVNGKSFYPGQEDLGGRGISRKGSLPKETGISHSTSELCDVPFESDRKEKFKMVIGKSKKDAQEAEKESQECGFTVDAAAAAAILQAATKGIKSSGLRYITNTASNSHINAVRNEDGQPANSGNLQSLLPYSTGEKSEQSGSCNPSASHEVAGGDDYSNSNLTEEQKLKATRLKRAKMFVAMLKSGALPSRTGASRGSSAEPVEHGVWISAAEGRYASQEREGSAPAVVYKSAVECSFSERQSDQQSKRKYRSESVGRKDDEEDSDQEGHLFRKRRTSRRSEDDENENAVEKEHRYNQEKGRHQSHSTEDNKKGESCEEYKDAKSLRSSHHSQGDDNESEGMCKEDREAKDNGRHPDRKYRSRSQREDEEVGNAVEKDRKHRRSKRRSHSSSEESDNGGESDGQDAEHKHYGSKHTSRHSQHDDNVREGAYKEERDKEHKRSHGSRSRRHESKNAVEKEDKKYRRKHSSHLSYEENGGESSGDEKENHRSKSSHSKHKNDGREDIYREEKDRKRSRKSSHSHHSSSESPSRHSSERHKKHRSSRTSHHSEDKHRHRHRKDRESHHRHKHDGSSDDEHQHRASSCHPEKESLDLEEGEISSKDESKGIVSGDGKREVSVDVASSEQRAPSLPSETTEVPADLRAKIRAMLMATRS; translated from the exons ATGGAAGCCAAAGGGTATCTCCCTCCGTTCTTTGTTCCTGGGGACATTGTCTTG CCTCCGTCGGAGAAAGTACATCAGATAATTGCAAGAACTGCCATTTTTGTCAGCAAACATGGTGGCCAGTCAGAAATCATTCTGCGGGTGAAACAAGGGGACAACCCAACATTTGGATTTCTTATGCCTGATAATCATCTTCATACTTACTTCAGATATCTTGTTGAGCACCCTGAACTTTTGCATCctgaaattgatgaaaaatctCAAGATGGGAGGAAAATGGGTACTGAGCACAACAATTCTGGTAATATTGGGGGTGCTTTATCTTTGCTCGGTTCTGTATATGGGTCTGGGGAGGATGAGGACACTGATGATGGTGTTAATGCTTCTCTATCTCATGCCACAAAAAATCTGGAATCTGTGGAAATTGCTGCTAAGGATGAGTCAGGGAAATCAATTCTTTCTAAAAAGGATAAGGTTCCTGCATTGAAGAAGAACACTTCAATCATAGGTTCCAAACGTAAAAGTGTAAAAGGGAGTAAGAAGGAAGATAATTCTGGTGCTAAAGAAGAGAAGTTAAGGAATCATGGTATTGGAGCCACTTCAAAACCAATTGTAGAGCCTCCTCCTGAATTAAAAAGAATGGTTGATAAGCTTGTTGAATTTATTACGAGAAACGGGAGACAATTTGAGGCAACACTACTTGAGCAAGATAGTAAGCTCGAGCGATTTCCTTTCCTTCTTTCATCCAATCAGTATCATTCCTACTACTTAAAAGCTCTTGAGGCAGCTCAGGAG TCAAAAGTAAATGGCAAGAGCTTCTATCCGGGACAGGAGGATCTAGGTGGACGTGGGATTAGCAGAAAAGGTTCTTTGCCCAAAGAAACGGGTATTTCACACTCCACTTCTGAACTTTGTGATGTGCCATTTGAATCTGATAGGAAAGAGAAGTTCAAGATGGTGATTGGAAAATCAAAGAAAGATGCACAAGAGGCAGAAAAAGAATCCCAAGAATGTGGATTCACTGTAGATGCAGCTGCAGCTGCTGCTATCCTTCAGGCTGCCACAAAAGGAATTAAGAGCTCTGGTTTGCGATACATCACTAACACTGCCTCCAATTCTCATATCAATGCTGTTAGAAATGAGGATGGGCAGCCTGCAAATTCAGGCAATCTTCAGTCCTTGCTGCCGTACAGTACTGGTGAAAAGTCTGAGCAAAGTGGAAGTTGCAATCCCTCAGCTTCTCATGAAGTTGCAGGAGGGGATGATTATTCTAACTCAAACCTGACAGAAGAGCAGAAGCTGAAAGCCACGAGGCTCAAAAGGGCTAAAATGTTTGTGGCTATGTTGAAAAGTGGAGCACTCCCCTCTAGAACAGGAGCATCAAGGGGATCATCTGCAGAACCTGTAGAACATGGAGTGTGGATATCTGCTGCTGAGGGTCGTTATGCTAGCCAAGAAAGAGAGGGCAGCGCTCCTGCAGTAGTTTACAAGTCTGCTGTCGAGTGTAGTTTCAGTGAGAGGCAAAGCGATCAACAATCAAAAAGAAAGTATCGCTCAGAATCCGTTGGAAGAAAGGATGATGAAGAGGATAGTGACCAAGAGGGTCACTTGTTCAGGAAGCGCAGAACATCCAGAAGATCCGAGgatgatgaaaatgaaaatgcgGTGGAAAAGGAGCACAGGTACAACCAAGAAAAGGGAAGGCACCAGTCTCATTCAACCGAAGATAATAAGAAAGGAGAAAGTTGTGAAGAGTACAAGGATGCTAAATCACTGCGTTCATCCCATCATTCACAAGGAGATGACAATGAGTCTGAAGGCATGTGTAAAGAGGATAGAGAAGCTAAGGACAATGGTCGTCACCCCGACAGAAAATACAGATCAAGAAGCCAAAGGGAAGATGAAGAAGTTGGAAATGCAGTAGAGAAGGATCGAAAGCACCGTAGGAGTAAGCGCAGGTCTCACTCTTCTTCAGAGGAAAGCGACAATGGAGGGGAAAGTGATGGACAAGATGCCGAGCATAAGCACTATGGATCAAAACACACCTCTCGGCATTCACAGCATGATGATAATGTGCGTGAAGGTGCATATAAAGAGGAAAGAGATAAGGAACACAAAAGGAGTCACGGATCAAGATCTAGAAGGCACGAGAGCAAAAATGCAGTAGAAAAGGAGGATAAGAAGTACAGAAGAAAGCACTcgtctcatctctcttacgaAGAAAATGGAGGAGAAAGTAGTGGAGATGAAAAGGAGAATCATCGCTCCAAGTCTTCTCATTCAAAGCACAAGAATGATGGCCGTGAAGACATATATAGAGAAGAAAAGGATCGTAAACGATCCAGGAAGAGTAGCCATTCTCACCATTCTTCTAGTGAAAGCCCCAGCCGACATTCATCTGAGCGGCACAAGAAGCACCGTTCTAGCCGCACTTCACATCATAGCGAGGACAAGCACAGGCACAGGCACCGGAAAGACAGAGAATCTCATCATCGCCACAAGCATGATGGCTCTTCAGATGATGAACATCAGCACCGTGCTAGCTCATGCCACCCCGAAAAAGAATCTCTTGACCTGGAGGAGGGAGAGATCAGCTCGAAGGATGAGTCGAAGGGGATTGTCAGTGGTGATGGCAAAAGAGAAGTGTCTGTCGACGTAGCGAGTTCCGAACAGAGGGCTCCATCTCTACCCTCAGAAACTACGGAAGTCCCTGCTGATCTAAGGGCCAAAATTCGTGCAATGTTGATGGCGACGAGGTCATAG
- the LOC125193640 gene encoding transcription initiation factor TFIID subunit 1 isoform X3 — MSWQRDVQPPSEKVHQIIARTAIFVSKHGGQSEIILRVKQGDNPTFGFLMPDNHLHTYFRYLVEHPELLHPEIDEKSQDGRKMGTEHNNSGNIGGALSLLGSVYGSGEDEDTDDGVNASLSHATKNLESVEIAAKDESGKSILSKKDKVPALKKNTSIIGSKRKSVKGSKKEDNSGAKEEKLRNHGIGATSKPIVEPPPELKRMVDKLVEFITRNGRQFEATLLEQDSKLERFPFLLSSNQYHSYYLKALEAAQESKVNGKSFYPGQEDLGGRGISRKGSLPKETGISHSTSELCDVPFESDRKEKFKMVIGKSKKDAQEAEKESQECGFTVDAAAAAAILQAATKGIKSSGLRYITNTASNSHINAVRNEDGQPANSGNLQSLLPYSTGEKSEQSGSCNPSASHEVAGGDDYSNSNLTEEQKLKATRLKRAKMFVAMLKSGALPSRTGASRGSSAEPVEHGVWISAAEGRYASQEREGSAPAVVYKSAVECSFSERQSDQQSKRKYRSESVGRKDDEEDSDQEGHLFRKRRTSRRSEDDENENAVEKEHRYNQEKGRHQSHSTEDNKKGESCEEYKDAKSLRSSHHSQGDDNESEGMCKEDREAKDNGRHPDRKYRSRSQREDEEVGNAVEKDRKHRRSKRRSHSSSEESDNGGESDGQDAEHKHYGSKHTSRHSQHDDNVREGAYKEERDKEHKRSHGSRSRRHESKNAVEKEDKKYRRKHSSHLSYEENGGESSGDEKENHRSKSSHSKHKNDGREDIYREEKDRKRSRKSSHSHHSSSESPSRHSSERHKKHRSSRTSHHSEDKHRHRHRKDRESHHRHKHDGSSDDEHQHRASSCHPEKESLDLEEGEISSKDESKGIVSGDGKREVSVDVASSEQRAPSLPSETTEVPADLRAKIRAMLMATRS, encoded by the exons ATGTCATGGCAAAGGGATGTGCAG CCTCCGTCGGAGAAAGTACATCAGATAATTGCAAGAACTGCCATTTTTGTCAGCAAACATGGTGGCCAGTCAGAAATCATTCTGCGGGTGAAACAAGGGGACAACCCAACATTTGGATTTCTTATGCCTGATAATCATCTTCATACTTACTTCAGATATCTTGTTGAGCACCCTGAACTTTTGCATCctgaaattgatgaaaaatctCAAGATGGGAGGAAAATGGGTACTGAGCACAACAATTCTGGTAATATTGGGGGTGCTTTATCTTTGCTCGGTTCTGTATATGGGTCTGGGGAGGATGAGGACACTGATGATGGTGTTAATGCTTCTCTATCTCATGCCACAAAAAATCTGGAATCTGTGGAAATTGCTGCTAAGGATGAGTCAGGGAAATCAATTCTTTCTAAAAAGGATAAGGTTCCTGCATTGAAGAAGAACACTTCAATCATAGGTTCCAAACGTAAAAGTGTAAAAGGGAGTAAGAAGGAAGATAATTCTGGTGCTAAAGAAGAGAAGTTAAGGAATCATGGTATTGGAGCCACTTCAAAACCAATTGTAGAGCCTCCTCCTGAATTAAAAAGAATGGTTGATAAGCTTGTTGAATTTATTACGAGAAACGGGAGACAATTTGAGGCAACACTACTTGAGCAAGATAGTAAGCTCGAGCGATTTCCTTTCCTTCTTTCATCCAATCAGTATCATTCCTACTACTTAAAAGCTCTTGAGGCAGCTCAGGAG TCAAAAGTAAATGGCAAGAGCTTCTATCCGGGACAGGAGGATCTAGGTGGACGTGGGATTAGCAGAAAAGGTTCTTTGCCCAAAGAAACGGGTATTTCACACTCCACTTCTGAACTTTGTGATGTGCCATTTGAATCTGATAGGAAAGAGAAGTTCAAGATGGTGATTGGAAAATCAAAGAAAGATGCACAAGAGGCAGAAAAAGAATCCCAAGAATGTGGATTCACTGTAGATGCAGCTGCAGCTGCTGCTATCCTTCAGGCTGCCACAAAAGGAATTAAGAGCTCTGGTTTGCGATACATCACTAACACTGCCTCCAATTCTCATATCAATGCTGTTAGAAATGAGGATGGGCAGCCTGCAAATTCAGGCAATCTTCAGTCCTTGCTGCCGTACAGTACTGGTGAAAAGTCTGAGCAAAGTGGAAGTTGCAATCCCTCAGCTTCTCATGAAGTTGCAGGAGGGGATGATTATTCTAACTCAAACCTGACAGAAGAGCAGAAGCTGAAAGCCACGAGGCTCAAAAGGGCTAAAATGTTTGTGGCTATGTTGAAAAGTGGAGCACTCCCCTCTAGAACAGGAGCATCAAGGGGATCATCTGCAGAACCTGTAGAACATGGAGTGTGGATATCTGCTGCTGAGGGTCGTTATGCTAGCCAAGAAAGAGAGGGCAGCGCTCCTGCAGTAGTTTACAAGTCTGCTGTCGAGTGTAGTTTCAGTGAGAGGCAAAGCGATCAACAATCAAAAAGAAAGTATCGCTCAGAATCCGTTGGAAGAAAGGATGATGAAGAGGATAGTGACCAAGAGGGTCACTTGTTCAGGAAGCGCAGAACATCCAGAAGATCCGAGgatgatgaaaatgaaaatgcgGTGGAAAAGGAGCACAGGTACAACCAAGAAAAGGGAAGGCACCAGTCTCATTCAACCGAAGATAATAAGAAAGGAGAAAGTTGTGAAGAGTACAAGGATGCTAAATCACTGCGTTCATCCCATCATTCACAAGGAGATGACAATGAGTCTGAAGGCATGTGTAAAGAGGATAGAGAAGCTAAGGACAATGGTCGTCACCCCGACAGAAAATACAGATCAAGAAGCCAAAGGGAAGATGAAGAAGTTGGAAATGCAGTAGAGAAGGATCGAAAGCACCGTAGGAGTAAGCGCAGGTCTCACTCTTCTTCAGAGGAAAGCGACAATGGAGGGGAAAGTGATGGACAAGATGCCGAGCATAAGCACTATGGATCAAAACACACCTCTCGGCATTCACAGCATGATGATAATGTGCGTGAAGGTGCATATAAAGAGGAAAGAGATAAGGAACACAAAAGGAGTCACGGATCAAGATCTAGAAGGCACGAGAGCAAAAATGCAGTAGAAAAGGAGGATAAGAAGTACAGAAGAAAGCACTcgtctcatctctcttacgaAGAAAATGGAGGAGAAAGTAGTGGAGATGAAAAGGAGAATCATCGCTCCAAGTCTTCTCATTCAAAGCACAAGAATGATGGCCGTGAAGACATATATAGAGAAGAAAAGGATCGTAAACGATCCAGGAAGAGTAGCCATTCTCACCATTCTTCTAGTGAAAGCCCCAGCCGACATTCATCTGAGCGGCACAAGAAGCACCGTTCTAGCCGCACTTCACATCATAGCGAGGACAAGCACAGGCACAGGCACCGGAAAGACAGAGAATCTCATCATCGCCACAAGCATGATGGCTCTTCAGATGATGAACATCAGCACCGTGCTAGCTCATGCCACCCCGAAAAAGAATCTCTTGACCTGGAGGAGGGAGAGATCAGCTCGAAGGATGAGTCGAAGGGGATTGTCAGTGGTGATGGCAAAAGAGAAGTGTCTGTCGACGTAGCGAGTTCCGAACAGAGGGCTCCATCTCTACCCTCAGAAACTACGGAAGTCCCTGCTGATCTAAGGGCCAAAATTCGTGCAATGTTGATGGCGACGAGGTCATAG